One window from the genome of Asterias rubens chromosome 11, eAstRub1.3, whole genome shotgun sequence encodes:
- the LOC117296315 gene encoding uronyl 2-sulfotransferase-like, translating into MACSFSRWLIILVLLLLIGYFLVLLITVPSRSPLEVSSASGLYSSKSWPACVGVNATSSQNSMVLYPVSMSFQKQTTSLHWKTKTNKDTKVFFIRIPKTGSRTLEDIVAHQLRQKQYKIFKLQPSTVDDKIHFINNQKGNCFFSAHFGYINYEWPSPPMVISLVRDPVERLMSLYYYGMYGDNANAASTLRHVKSMRSKMAQAMGGNTTVPTLSECILQDLPFCTEHRRLFTTLKFFCGNDLRCSNLSEWTYNQTVKNIDASLAVGLTEEFEDYLRVLEQLVPSLFEGLVTIYKKTNSVEAGKTYATKTKHHKEPLTPQAQEKLLHVLQMEYRIYNYIKNRFHQLKKELGVI; encoded by the exons ATGGCGTGTTCTTTTTCAAGATGGcttataattttggttttactgttaTTGATTGGTTACTTCCTAGTATTGCTCATAACTGTACCGAGCCGCTCTCCTTTAGAAGTGTCATCGGCTTCTGGACTTTATTCATCTAAATCATGGCCAGCTTGTGTAGGCGTGAATGCCACATCCAGCCAAA ATAGTATGGTTTTGTACCCAGTCAGTATGTCATTCCAGAAACAGACTACCAGCTTgcattggaaaacaaaaacaaacaaa gataccAAAGTTTTCTTCATTCGTATTCCTAAAACTGGAAGCCGAACATTAGAGGATATAGTAGCACATCAGCTTCGACAGAAACAATACAAGATCTTCAAACTCCAGCCTTCAACG GTGGACGACAAAATACATTTCATCAACAATCAGAAGGGAAACTGCTTCTTTTCTGCACATTTTGGATATATCAACTATGAATG GCCAAGTCCCCCAATGGTTATCAGCCTGGTCCGTGACCCAGTGGAAAGACTCATGTCTTTATATTATTACGGCATGTACGGTGATAATGCGAACGCAGCATCCACACTCAGACATGTCAAATCAATGCGCTCTAAAATGGCACAGGCAATGGGTGGAAACACTACTGTACCG ACCCTGAGTGAGTGTATTTTGCAAGACCTGCCGTTCTGTACAGAACATAGGAGACTTTTTACGACCTTAAAGTTTTTCTGCGGGAACGATCTACGATGCAG TAACTTGAGTGAATGGACATACAACCAAACCGTGAAAAACATTGATGCTTCACTTGCCGTGGGATTAACGGAGGAATTTGAGGACTACTTGCGTGTTCTAGAACAGCTTGTACCATCTTTGTTCGAGGGGTTGGTAACaatctacaaaaaaacaaactctgTAGAAG CTGGAAAAACATATGCAACAAAAACGAAGCATCACAAGGAACCATTGACACCCCAGGCTCAGGAAAAATTACTCCACGTACTTCAGATGGAATATCGTATTTACAACTACATCAAAAACCGCTTTCACCAACTGAAGAAAGAACTTGGTGTAATTTAA
- the LOC117296779 gene encoding protein AMN1 homolog gives MADDLKNSYTLPSLLTISLRSVVSVLPHYMSEVECMPPHIKSKLLHLMCKRGLVTDEIINKVIHSGTKVLNLEDCDITDAGLKRIICKNLRKLDLNSAKASRTEITSAGLEAIAVSCPLLQTVFLRRCLNVTDDGVIALAKSCHQLIELNIGGCHLIRDASLLAIAQNCRMLRSFNFSKTKVTDEGVISLAMGSCQQTLMEVHMDHCIHLTDDSVEAIASFCPQLAILIFHGCPCMTDRSRLSLEELQGPGSNMKQVTWTIY, from the exons ATGGCGGACGATTTGAAAAACAGTTATACACTTCCATCACTGCTAACAAT AAGTCTTCGCAGTGTTGTCAGCGTACTGCCACACTACATGTCTGAAGTAGAATGTATGCCTCCTCACATTAAGAGTAAATTACTTCATCTAATGTGTAAGAGAGGCCTTGTGACAGACGAGATAATTAACAAG GTCATACACAGTGGGACAAAGGTTCTTAACCTTGAAGATTGTGATATCACAGATGCTGGTCTCAAAAGAATCATCTGCAAGAATTTAAGGAAGCTGGATTTAAATTCTGCCAAGGCAAGCAGGACTGAGATTACATCAGCag GCCTTGAAGCTATTGCAGTCAGTTGTCCACTCCTACAGACTGTGTTCCTAAGACGCTGTCTCAATGTGACAGATGATGGAGTGATTGCATTGGCCAAGAGCTGCCATCAGCTGATTGAGCTTAACATCGGTGGCTGCCATCTCATCAGGGATGCATCCCTTCTTGCCATCGCTCAAAATTGTCGTATGCTCAGAAGCTTCAACTTCTCCAAGACAAAG GTGACAGATGAGGGAGTGATAAGTTTGGCAATGGGTTCATGTCAACAAACCCTGATGGAAGTCCACATGGATCACTGTATCCATTTGACCGATGACTCGGTTGAGGCCATTGCAAGTTTCTGCCCACAGCTTGCCATCTTAATTTTCCATGGTTGCCCATGTATGACAG ATCGTTCCAGACTATCACTGGAGGAGCTTCAAGGACCTGGTTCAAATATGAAGCAAGTAACATGGACCATTTACTGA